A genomic window from Nitrospirota bacterium includes:
- the miaB gene encoding tRNA (N6-isopentenyl adenosine(37)-C2)-methylthiotransferase MiaB → MAKRVFIKTWGCQMNEHDAERMAGLVAPLGYALTATPDDADLILLNTCSIRDKAEQKVYSDLGRLTALKSERPHVVIGVAGCVAQQEGAALVRRVPAVDMVFGSKSIEKLPELLNRALTVHGPVVCTDDPIGIAPTLPADRRERVRAWVSIMEGCENACAFCVVPAARGRERSRLSREVYAEIAALCADGCREVTLLGQNVNSYGRTSEEGVDFADLLGIIHPIEGLARIRFTTSHPNAMTPKLIDALARLPKMCRHLHLPLQSGSDRTLARMRRDYTVTDYLAVVDALRAGLPDLALTTDIIVGFPGETDEDFVATTGVLEAIEFDNIFAFKYSRRPRTEALSLDGHVAEPEKDRRLQEVLAVQRPITQRKNQAYQDRVEDVLVEGPSKTDRSRLAGRTSSNRTVNFDGPTSLIGEIVSLRITRVKANSLEGSLCS, encoded by the coding sequence ATGGCCAAACGCGTTTTCATCAAGACGTGGGGTTGTCAGATGAATGAACACGATGCCGAACGCATGGCCGGCCTCGTGGCGCCGCTCGGTTACGCGCTCACCGCGACCCCGGACGACGCAGACCTCATCCTCCTCAACACCTGCAGCATTCGCGACAAGGCCGAACAGAAGGTATACAGCGACCTGGGGCGCCTGACGGCGCTCAAATCGGAACGGCCCCACGTCGTGATCGGCGTCGCGGGCTGCGTGGCCCAGCAGGAAGGCGCCGCGCTGGTTCGCCGCGTACCCGCGGTTGACATGGTCTTCGGATCCAAGAGTATCGAGAAGCTCCCCGAGCTGTTGAATCGGGCGTTGACCGTGCACGGTCCGGTGGTGTGTACCGACGATCCCATCGGGATCGCGCCCACGTTGCCAGCGGATCGCCGAGAGCGGGTCCGCGCCTGGGTATCGATCATGGAAGGATGCGAGAACGCGTGTGCGTTTTGCGTGGTGCCCGCCGCGCGCGGACGCGAGCGTAGCCGGTTGAGCCGGGAGGTGTACGCGGAGATCGCCGCGTTGTGCGCGGACGGTTGTCGCGAGGTGACCTTGCTCGGACAGAACGTCAATTCGTACGGTCGCACCTCCGAGGAAGGGGTGGATTTCGCCGATTTACTGGGCATCATTCATCCCATCGAGGGACTGGCGAGGATCAGGTTCACCACGTCGCACCCCAACGCCATGACGCCCAAACTGATCGACGCGTTGGCGCGCCTCCCCAAGATGTGCCGGCACCTTCATTTGCCGCTGCAGTCGGGCTCGGACCGGACGCTGGCCCGCATGCGGCGTGATTACACGGTGACGGACTATCTGGCGGTCGTAGACGCGCTCCGAGCGGGTCTACCCGACCTCGCGTTGACCACGGATATCATCGTGGGGTTTCCCGGGGAAACAGACGAGGATTTCGTCGCGACCACGGGGGTGCTCGAGGCCATTGAATTCGACAATATCTTCGCGTTCAAATACTCCCGGCGGCCGCGCACCGAGGCGCTGTCCCTGGACGGGCACGTGGCGGAACCCGAGAAGGACCGGCGACTGCAGGAGGTGTTGGCCGTGCAGCGGCCCATCACGCAGCGCAAGAACCAGGCGTACCAGGATCGTGTCGAGGACGTCCTGGTGGAAGGACCCAGCAAGACCGACCGCTCACGCCTCGCGGGCCGAACCTCGAGCAACCGGACGGTGAACTTCGACGGCCCGACGTCGTTGATCGGGGAGATCGTGTCGCTTCGAATTACGCGCGTCAAGGCGAATTCCCTGGAGGGGAGCCTGTGCTCGTGA
- a CDS encoding tetratricopeptide repeat protein, translating into MASDKNSIILNAQRLTAKGEIDKAIEAWKTLIAETPNDGNIYNTVGDLYLKKNAKAQAIEAFLKAGTTFQDAGFALKTIAVYKKIIKLDPTRMDVVLKLADVNAERGIVGNAVEDYLKVARHQLKEGRVKSAIEVYRKIAALDQSNPTIGLKLAELCHKEGMLDEAREELTRVATFLESAGRTDELAQVRARLAELGLERVSAAAPPEPTFEVERASLAEGSAEETTMMTDAEPPRAAGAPPADIAAPDPVQAPPAPELSRLKTAQEFDETTHERLRDALTEADVYVKYGMVDKAIAHVKALAQHDPNDVAIQLKLKELYIVHGDTRAAAEVCQRVAELYRTLGQDAESEAILREAAELSPDSSVVPSGDEQPEAAGQSEEPAGVAGPASSDPAANDALEQDLAEADFYFQQGFDEEARRLFSAILKKEPGHALAVQRLGELDSRAASAQPASAAGHAPSEHELEGTSRTVRPSELEETSLGASLTLQEPPVIAGAQPPKSANPPGETTKEEEYIDLVEALREDMERSLPPEEPEELSQELSAERELENVFRKFQKGVQEQYGKEDYETHYNLGVAYREMGLLNEAISEFRLVLKSPDRLIAATSMIASCYRSKGALPRAEETLLEILNKPEYAEMEGIAGLAFELGQILEVQGRNDDALAQYYRAKELEPGHQEAVNRIAQLERRSAGPPQAAPAPKPTTGGKRAPEAPQPARQDARRDRKKVSYL; encoded by the coding sequence GTGGCATCGGACAAGAACTCCATCATCCTCAACGCCCAACGTTTAACTGCCAAAGGTGAGATCGACAAGGCGATCGAGGCGTGGAAAACGCTCATCGCCGAAACGCCGAACGACGGCAACATTTACAACACGGTCGGCGACCTGTACCTGAAGAAAAACGCCAAAGCCCAGGCGATCGAAGCCTTCCTCAAAGCTGGAACGACCTTTCAGGACGCCGGCTTTGCGCTCAAGACCATCGCGGTTTACAAGAAGATCATTAAACTCGACCCCACGCGCATGGACGTGGTGCTCAAACTGGCCGACGTCAACGCCGAACGCGGGATCGTGGGGAACGCGGTCGAAGATTACCTGAAGGTCGCGCGCCACCAGCTCAAGGAAGGCCGCGTCAAGTCCGCGATCGAGGTGTACCGGAAGATCGCCGCGTTGGACCAGAGTAATCCGACCATCGGGTTGAAGCTCGCCGAGTTGTGCCACAAGGAGGGCATGCTCGACGAAGCCAGGGAAGAGCTGACCCGGGTCGCCACTTTCCTGGAAAGCGCGGGGCGAACGGACGAGCTCGCGCAGGTGCGCGCCAGACTCGCGGAGTTGGGGCTCGAGCGCGTCTCCGCCGCGGCGCCTCCGGAACCCACGTTCGAAGTCGAACGGGCGTCGCTCGCCGAAGGCAGCGCGGAAGAGACCACGATGATGACGGACGCGGAGCCGCCGCGAGCGGCGGGCGCCCCGCCCGCGGACATCGCCGCGCCGGATCCGGTCCAGGCTCCGCCGGCGCCCGAGCTGTCCCGACTAAAAACCGCGCAGGAGTTCGACGAAACCACGCACGAGCGGCTGCGCGACGCGCTGACGGAAGCGGATGTGTACGTGAAGTACGGGATGGTGGACAAGGCGATCGCTCACGTCAAAGCGCTGGCGCAACACGATCCCAACGACGTGGCGATCCAGTTGAAACTGAAAGAGCTCTACATCGTCCATGGCGACACACGCGCCGCCGCCGAAGTGTGCCAGCGCGTTGCGGAACTCTACAGAACGTTGGGACAGGACGCCGAGAGCGAGGCGATCCTCCGCGAAGCCGCCGAGTTGAGTCCCGACTCCTCGGTGGTCCCCTCTGGGGACGAGCAGCCAGAGGCGGCGGGTCAGTCGGAAGAACCCGCGGGTGTTGCTGGCCCAGCCTCGTCCGACCCCGCAGCCAACGACGCACTCGAGCAGGATCTGGCCGAAGCCGACTTCTACTTTCAGCAGGGGTTCGACGAGGAAGCCCGTCGTTTGTTCAGCGCGATCCTGAAGAAGGAGCCTGGTCATGCCCTGGCCGTCCAGCGTCTGGGAGAACTCGACTCGCGGGCGGCAAGCGCTCAGCCCGCGAGTGCGGCGGGCCACGCGCCCTCAGAACATGAGCTCGAAGGGACTTCCCGTACGGTGCGACCATCAGAGTTGGAGGAAACCAGCCTGGGAGCGAGCCTGACCCTCCAGGAGCCGCCAGTCATTGCGGGCGCTCAGCCCCCAAAGAGCGCGAACCCACCGGGAGAAACGACCAAGGAAGAAGAGTACATCGACCTGGTGGAAGCCTTGCGGGAGGACATGGAGCGAAGCCTGCCTCCCGAGGAACCCGAGGAACTCAGCCAAGAGTTGTCCGCCGAGCGCGAACTGGAGAACGTGTTCCGAAAGTTTCAGAAAGGCGTCCAAGAACAATACGGGAAGGAAGACTATGAGACCCACTATAACCTCGGGGTGGCCTACCGCGAGATGGGCTTGTTGAACGAGGCGATCTCCGAGTTTCGGTTGGTCCTCAAGTCTCCGGACCGGTTGATTGCAGCCACCTCGATGATCGCGTCCTGTTACCGGTCGAAGGGCGCGCTCCCTCGCGCCGAGGAAACCTTGCTGGAGATCCTGAACAAGCCGGAGTACGCCGAGATGGAGGGCATCGCCGGGCTGGCGTTCGAACTGGGACAGATCTTGGAAGTCCAGGGAAGGAACGACGACGCGCTGGCGCAGTACTACCGCGCCAAAGAGCTCGAACCGGGGCATCAGGAAGCCGTCAACCGGATCGCTCAACTCGAGCGGCGCAGCGCGGGCCCACCCCAGGCCGCGCCGGCGCCTAAACCGACGACGGGAGGCAAGCGTGCGCCGGAAGCCCCGCAGCCCGCGCGCCAGGATGCGCGAAGAGACCGGAAAAAAGTCTCGTACCTGTAA
- a CDS encoding VanZ family protein — MKPEDARDLALPRPTARAITVWWVTVTVYAGAIFGASSTPHPLGVHTLPPFVDKVVHALVYGGLSFTVWMALRSSAPSASTRRLSLFAIVLTALYGLTDEVHQSFVPGRSMEMLDLAADAGGAGLVQGGMSYGRRSRGPNPGNPTP, encoded by the coding sequence GTGAAGCCGGAGGATGCGCGGGACCTGGCGTTGCCCCGGCCGACCGCCCGCGCGATCACCGTGTGGTGGGTCACCGTGACGGTGTATGCCGGAGCGATATTTGGGGCGTCTTCGACACCGCATCCGCTCGGCGTCCACACTCTTCCCCCGTTCGTGGACAAGGTGGTTCACGCCCTGGTGTACGGCGGTTTGTCCTTCACGGTCTGGATGGCGCTGCGATCATCCGCACCAAGCGCATCGACCAGGCGCCTTTCGTTGTTTGCGATCGTGCTGACCGCGTTATACGGGTTGACCGACGAGGTCCATCAGTCGTTCGTGCCGGGACGGAGTATGGAGATGCTCGACCTCGCGGCGGATGCGGGGGGCGCGGGCCTCGTTCAGGGCGGCATGTCGTACGGCCGGCGGTCGCGCGGACCAAACCCCGGGAACCCGACGCCGTGA
- a CDS encoding phosphomannomutase/phosphoglucomutase, whose protein sequence is MSIYREYDIRGVVGTDLTFDVAEQVGAAYGTTIRRTGGSKVTLARDVRDHSAPLRDRLAKGILSTGVDVIDLGVCPTPLLYYSLFHLTVDGGVMITGSHNPPEFNGLKLCVGKEAIYGDAIQALRKLVETDTRESGNGHASAYAIIPPYLKEITQQFAPAVSAAKPRPLRVAVDSGNGVAGLVAPALLRAVGCEVIELYSEPDARFPHHHPDPTVLDNLRDLMAAVVRERADLGIAYDGDADRIGVVDERGEVLWGDRLLALLAGPVLADHPGAPVIAEAKCSQVLYDEIAKRGGQGVMWRTGHSVIKARMKELSAPLGGEMSGHLFFADRYYGYDDAMYASCRVIELLVREGRPMSELASRLPSTIVTPEIRVDCPDAQKFEVVGRLQAFFRDAVKRPSAFPLPILEVIDVDGVRVRTPHGWGLVRASNTQPVLVSRFEADTEQHLSAIKSAMESRVKECWSAS, encoded by the coding sequence ATGAGCATCTATCGCGAATACGACATTCGGGGCGTGGTCGGGACGGACCTGACGTTTGACGTAGCGGAACAGGTCGGCGCGGCCTACGGGACAACCATCCGCCGGACCGGGGGTTCCAAGGTCACACTCGCGCGCGATGTGCGGGACCACTCGGCGCCGTTGCGGGATCGACTGGCCAAGGGCATTCTCTCCACCGGGGTCGATGTGATTGACTTGGGCGTCTGCCCCACGCCGCTTTTGTACTACTCGCTGTTTCACTTAACGGTGGACGGCGGGGTGATGATCACCGGGAGCCACAACCCGCCCGAGTTTAACGGCCTCAAACTGTGCGTGGGCAAAGAAGCGATTTATGGCGACGCGATCCAAGCGCTGCGCAAGCTGGTCGAGACGGACACACGCGAGAGCGGCAACGGTCACGCGTCGGCGTACGCGATTATTCCCCCCTATTTGAAAGAGATCACCCAACAGTTCGCGCCCGCGGTCTCGGCTGCGAAGCCTCGGCCCCTGCGCGTGGCGGTCGACTCGGGCAATGGCGTGGCGGGTTTGGTGGCGCCGGCCCTGCTCCGCGCCGTCGGATGCGAGGTCATCGAACTGTACAGCGAGCCGGACGCGCGGTTCCCGCACCACCACCCGGATCCCACCGTGCTCGACAACCTACGGGACCTCATGGCCGCGGTGGTGCGGGAACGGGCGGACCTCGGGATCGCGTACGACGGAGACGCGGACCGCATCGGGGTGGTGGATGAGCGGGGTGAGGTCCTTTGGGGAGATCGCCTCCTGGCCCTGCTGGCCGGGCCGGTGTTGGCCGACCACCCGGGCGCGCCGGTGATCGCGGAGGCCAAGTGCTCGCAGGTGCTCTACGATGAAATCGCCAAACGCGGCGGCCAGGGCGTGATGTGGAGAACCGGCCACTCGGTCATCAAAGCGCGGATGAAGGAATTGTCCGCCCCGCTGGGCGGGGAAATGAGCGGGCATCTGTTTTTCGCCGACCGCTACTACGGCTACGACGACGCCATGTACGCCTCGTGCCGCGTGATCGAATTGTTGGTGCGCGAAGGCCGACCGATGTCCGAACTCGCATCGCGTTTGCCCAGCACCATCGTCACACCCGAGATCCGCGTGGATTGTCCCGACGCGCAGAAGTTCGAGGTGGTGGGTCGGCTGCAGGCGTTTTTTCGCGACGCGGTGAAGCGGCCGTCCGCGTTTCCGCTGCCGATTCTCGAGGTCATTGACGTGGACGGCGTGCGGGTCCGTACGCCGCACGGATGGGGCCTGGTGCGCGCTTCCAACACCCAGCCGGTTCTGGTGTCGCGGTTCGAAGCCGACACGGAGCAACACCTCTCCGCGATCAAATCGGCGATGGAGTCGCGGGTCAAGGAGTGCTGGTCCGCCTCCTGA
- a CDS encoding AAA family ATPase has product MSYLEYYQLREHPFSTSVDTRFYYNSQQHNDALVRLMYAATERKGLAVLVGDVGTGKTTLARRLLDQLDDAQIEAALLIIVHAAVTSQWLLKKIATQMGVEQPADDSPTVLSQLSQRLVELFEQGKKVVVLIDEAQMLANREVMEEFRGILNMEIDGQKLITFILFGLPELDQVLALDGPLAQRVAIRFQLRALSEAITRDYIMFRLKVAGAQSAPFTPGAIAAIHRVTGGTPRVINTLCDNALLEGYLRKRTPIDEGLIQELAGDLKLDVSLPSAA; this is encoded by the coding sequence GTGAGCTATCTGGAATACTACCAACTTCGAGAGCATCCGTTTTCCACCTCGGTCGACACGCGGTTCTACTACAACAGCCAACAACACAACGACGCCTTGGTCCGGCTGATGTACGCGGCTACCGAACGTAAAGGGTTGGCGGTATTGGTCGGGGACGTGGGCACCGGGAAGACCACACTCGCGCGCCGGCTGCTCGACCAACTCGACGACGCGCAGATCGAGGCGGCGCTGCTGATCATCGTGCACGCGGCGGTCACTTCGCAGTGGTTGCTCAAGAAGATCGCGACCCAAATGGGAGTGGAACAGCCGGCTGACGATTCGCCCACCGTATTGAGTCAGTTGTCCCAGCGATTGGTGGAGCTTTTCGAACAGGGGAAGAAGGTCGTGGTATTGATCGACGAGGCGCAGATGCTCGCCAACCGCGAGGTGATGGAGGAGTTTCGCGGGATTTTGAACATGGAAATCGACGGGCAGAAATTGATCACGTTCATCCTCTTCGGTCTGCCCGAACTCGATCAAGTGCTCGCCCTGGACGGTCCGTTGGCCCAGCGCGTCGCCATCCGCTTCCAACTCCGCGCGCTCAGCGAAGCCATCACCAGGGATTACATCATGTTCCGGCTCAAGGTCGCGGGCGCCCAGAGCGCACCCTTTACCCCCGGGGCGATCGCGGCGATCCATCGCGTCACCGGCGGAACCCCCAGGGTGATCAACACCCTCTGCGACAACGCGCTCCTGGAGGGGTACCTCCGGAAGCGTACTCCGATCGACGAAGGGTTGATCCAGGAACTTGCCGGCGACTTAAAGCTCGACGTCTCGCTGCCCTCGGCCGCTTGA
- a CDS encoding LptF/LptG family permease: MTIITRYLLKELVVPFTLSVAVLAFLLVTQQALRLIDLLVNQGVEIGVLARIFATLLPAFFVITLPVAALMATIGAFNRLSADREILALRAAGSPTRRLLWPVGVFAACLCAAAYALSLYGQPWSGASFRRLTSDLLKQHATLAVVEGTFSEALDGMTLYVERVPSPNQIEGVLIVDERADGSEWLILAWRGTFLNGGGEPGASLRLHRGSIHRTQRDEADDRYQIARFESYELRLDSSRLGSAGEPGGPPRSISALRARADEERRQSGGVSAETERAIFTAYKDLAFPLATFWLGLLGVPLGLSTAHTGRMSGFGFGVLVVGAYYLLLIGADTIAARAWLPAPAAAWVPNAVLAAATMLLVWRMDRGAPRRG, from the coding sequence TTGACGATCATCACGCGCTATCTTCTCAAGGAATTGGTGGTTCCCTTTACGCTCAGCGTGGCGGTCCTCGCGTTTTTGCTCGTCACCCAGCAGGCGCTGAGGCTGATCGACCTCCTGGTCAACCAAGGGGTGGAGATCGGCGTGTTGGCCCGGATCTTCGCCACCCTGCTTCCGGCCTTCTTCGTCATCACGCTGCCGGTGGCGGCGTTGATGGCCACGATCGGGGCGTTCAACCGTCTGTCCGCCGACCGTGAGATCCTGGCGTTGCGGGCGGCCGGGTCTCCCACGCGCCGCCTGCTGTGGCCGGTCGGCGTGTTCGCCGCGTGCCTGTGCGCGGCGGCTTACGCGCTGTCGCTCTATGGGCAGCCCTGGAGCGGCGCGTCCTTCCGCCGCCTGACCTCGGATCTGCTGAAACAGCACGCCACGCTCGCCGTGGTGGAGGGAACATTCAGCGAAGCCCTCGACGGCATGACCCTGTACGTCGAGCGCGTCCCCAGCCCCAATCAGATCGAAGGCGTGTTGATCGTGGACGAGCGCGCCGACGGATCGGAATGGCTGATCTTGGCCTGGCGCGGCACGTTCCTCAACGGCGGCGGTGAGCCGGGCGCCAGCCTGCGGTTGCACCGCGGCAGTATTCACCGCACGCAGCGCGATGAAGCGGACGATCGGTATCAGATCGCGCGGTTCGAAAGCTACGAGTTGCGACTCGACTCGTCGCGGCTCGGTTCCGCCGGGGAGCCGGGAGGCCCGCCGCGCTCGATCTCCGCGTTGCGCGCCCGGGCGGACGAGGAACGTCGGCAAAGCGGGGGCGTGTCCGCCGAGACCGAGCGAGCGATCTTCACCGCGTATAAGGACCTGGCGTTCCCACTCGCGACGTTCTGGCTCGGCCTGCTCGGAGTGCCGCTCGGCCTGTCGACCGCCCACACCGGCCGGATGAGCGGATTCGGGTTCGGGGTGTTGGTGGTGGGCGCGTACTACCTCTTGTTGATCGGAGCCGACACCATCGCCGCCCGCGCCTGGCTGCCGG
- a CDS encoding mannose-1-phosphate guanylyltransferase/mannose-6-phosphate isomerase encodes MTSPHLHAVILAGGSGTRFWPLSRRLAPKQLLSLTGDRTMLQDTVLRIAPVVAADRTWVVTGCDVADEARRQLRLIGAGATVVAEPVGRNTAPAIAVAAHRLIAADPDAIMIVLPADHAIAKPEAFRECLDHASAVAGNGYLVSIGIVPRRAETGYGYIKQGDALPESGRREGGRGAFRVARFVEKPDRVTAERYVGEGGYLWNSGMFVWRASVILDELARHAPGVSAAASRIAEAMSSGADDTRLRALYEAAEAVSIDYAVLERSTRVAVVPAEFGWSDVGSWAALDDVAVKDERGNVLSGRVVDVDSQRSIVYAQDRVVATIGLNDLIVVDTPDATLVCAKDRAQDVRKVVDALEAQRAQEHIVHKTVQRPWGAYTVLGEGPGYKIKWIVVNPASRLSLQMHRRRSEHWVVVAGTARVTCGERTYDVRTNESTYIPPETKHRLENVDPQVPLEIIEVQNGPYLGEDDIQRFDDDFGRK; translated from the coding sequence GTGACGTCTCCTCACCTGCACGCGGTGATCTTGGCCGGGGGAAGTGGCACGCGGTTCTGGCCGCTGTCCCGGCGGCTGGCTCCCAAACAGCTCCTGTCGTTGACGGGCGACCGCACCATGCTCCAAGACACCGTACTCCGAATCGCTCCCGTCGTGGCGGCTGACCGCACGTGGGTGGTGACGGGCTGCGACGTGGCCGACGAAGCGCGTCGCCAGTTGCGCCTCATCGGCGCGGGGGCGACGGTGGTGGCGGAGCCCGTGGGCCGGAACACGGCCCCGGCCATCGCGGTCGCAGCACACCGATTGATCGCCGCGGATCCCGACGCGATCATGATCGTCCTGCCTGCGGACCACGCGATCGCCAAACCCGAAGCGTTCCGCGAATGCCTGGACCACGCGTCCGCGGTAGCGGGCAACGGCTATCTGGTGAGCATCGGCATCGTACCCCGGCGCGCCGAAACTGGGTACGGGTACATCAAACAGGGCGACGCGCTGCCTGAGAGTGGGCGCCGCGAAGGTGGTCGCGGCGCGTTCCGGGTCGCTCGGTTCGTGGAAAAGCCGGATCGCGTCACGGCCGAGCGGTACGTGGGCGAAGGGGGCTACTTGTGGAATTCGGGCATGTTCGTCTGGCGCGCCTCCGTCATCCTGGATGAATTGGCGCGTCACGCCCCGGGAGTATCCGCAGCCGCCTCCCGCATCGCCGAGGCCATGAGCTCCGGCGCGGACGACACGCGACTCCGGGCGCTTTATGAAGCGGCGGAGGCCGTGTCCATCGATTACGCGGTGCTGGAGCGATCCACCCGTGTGGCGGTGGTGCCGGCGGAATTCGGGTGGAGCGACGTGGGGAGTTGGGCGGCGCTCGACGACGTGGCGGTCAAGGACGAGCGCGGCAACGTGCTCAGCGGACGGGTGGTCGACGTGGACAGCCAACGCTCGATCGTGTACGCGCAGGATCGAGTGGTCGCCACGATCGGATTGAACGATCTGATCGTCGTGGACACTCCGGACGCCACGTTGGTCTGCGCCAAGGACCGCGCGCAGGACGTGCGCAAGGTCGTGGATGCGCTCGAAGCGCAACGCGCCCAGGAGCACATCGTCCATAAAACCGTGCAGCGCCCGTGGGGAGCGTACACCGTGCTGGGTGAGGGACCGGGCTACAAGATCAAATGGATCGTCGTGAACCCCGCCTCTCGCCTGAGCCTGCAAATGCACCGCCGCCGCAGCGAGCATTGGGTGGTGGTGGCCGGTACCGCGCGGGTGACGTGCGGGGAGCGCACCTACGACGTCAGGACCAACGAGAGCACCTACATCCCGCCGGAGACCAAACACCGCCTCGAGAACGTGGATCCTCAAGTTCCACTTGAAATCATCGAGGTCCAGAACGGTCCGTACCTGGGGGAAGACGACATCCAGAGGTTCGATGATGACTTTGGAAGGAAATAG
- a CDS encoding peptide ABC transporter substrate-binding protein, with the protein MLVRLLIVAALLLGACRGPITSDANTFRLVLSNEPPTLDWSLATDSVSITVIENLMDGLTRFDHDLRPVPAVASSWDVSDDGRRYLFHLRPDVTWSDGAPVTADQFEYAWKRLLDPKTAAQYAYFLYPVANARAYNTGKNADPSSVGVKARSATELEVILEQPLVYFPSLTTFMVTFPQRRELIERYGDQWTEPGHLVTNGPFRLDEWWHEYRLVLSANPRYYGGKPRIDRVKMYVVNERTTELTLYETGDLDYAQLPPESIPTFEGTPEHRRVPILRGYYVGFNVTKPPFTDPRVRQAFALAIDRDELPKILRGGERAANSWVPPGMPGYEPDVGLRYDPQRARRLLAEAGFPKGKGLPVIEYVYNTGPINTLIAENLQAQWKRTLDIDVRLDNLEWKVYLKRLDQDAPAMFRLGWGADYPDPDNFLALFTADSGNNHSRWANAKYDALVAQAASEPDPGRRLAMYREAQRILTEQDVPIIPLFTHVNNVLVKPWVRGFDLNAMEILSLQGVSMGARP; encoded by the coding sequence GTGCTGGTCCGCCTCCTGATCGTTGCGGCGTTGCTGCTCGGGGCGTGCCGCGGCCCAATCACCTCCGACGCCAACACCTTTCGCCTCGTTCTTTCCAACGAACCCCCCACGCTCGACTGGTCGCTGGCCACTGACAGCGTTTCGATCACCGTGATCGAGAATCTCATGGACGGGTTGACGCGATTCGATCACGACCTGCGTCCGGTACCGGCGGTGGCGTCGTCGTGGGACGTGTCGGACGATGGCCGGCGATACCTCTTTCACCTCCGCCCGGACGTCACGTGGTCCGACGGCGCGCCCGTCACCGCAGACCAGTTCGAATACGCCTGGAAGCGCCTGCTCGATCCAAAAACCGCGGCGCAATACGCGTATTTCTTGTATCCGGTGGCCAATGCCAGGGCGTACAACACGGGCAAGAACGCCGACCCGTCGAGTGTCGGGGTCAAGGCTCGTTCCGCAACGGAACTTGAAGTGATACTTGAACAGCCGCTGGTGTATTTCCCGAGCCTCACGACCTTTATGGTGACGTTTCCGCAGCGCCGAGAACTCATCGAACGGTACGGCGACCAGTGGACCGAGCCGGGGCATTTGGTGACCAACGGCCCGTTTCGCCTGGACGAGTGGTGGCACGAATACCGTCTCGTGCTCTCGGCCAATCCCCGGTACTACGGGGGCAAACCCCGAATCGATCGCGTCAAGATGTACGTGGTCAACGAGCGGACCACCGAGCTCACGCTGTATGAGACCGGGGATCTGGACTATGCGCAGCTTCCGCCGGAATCCATCCCGACCTTTGAAGGCACGCCGGAGCACCGGCGCGTGCCCATCCTGCGCGGCTACTACGTGGGGTTCAACGTGACCAAGCCGCCGTTCACCGACCCGCGCGTGCGACAGGCGTTCGCCCTGGCCATAGACCGCGACGAGCTTCCTAAGATCTTGCGGGGCGGAGAACGCGCCGCCAACAGTTGGGTGCCGCCCGGCATGCCGGGATACGAGCCAGACGTGGGACTGCGGTACGACCCCCAACGCGCGCGGCGCCTGTTGGCTGAAGCCGGTTTTCCCAAGGGCAAGGGCCTGCCGGTCATCGAGTACGTCTACAACACGGGTCCCATCAACACCTTGATCGCCGAGAACCTGCAGGCACAGTGGAAACGTACGCTCGACATCGACGTCAGGTTGGACAACTTGGAGTGGAAGGTCTACTTGAAACGGTTGGACCAGGATGCGCCGGCCATGTTCCGGTTGGGGTGGGGGGCTGATTATCCGGATCCGGACAACTTCCTCGCCCTGTTCACCGCGGACTCGGGCAACAACCACTCACGATGGGCCAATGCCAAGTACGATGCGCTGGTCGCCCAGGCTGCGAGCGAACCGGACCCCGGCCGTCGGTTGGCCATGTATCGGGAGGCCCAGCGGATTCTGACGGAACAGGACGTGCCGATCATCCCCTTGTTCACTCACGTCAACAACGTCCTGGTGAAGCCGTGGGTCCGCGGGTTCGACCTGAACGCGATGGAGATTCTCTCGCTGCAAGGCGTCTCTATGGGAGCCCGTCCATGA